From one Luteipulveratus mongoliensis genomic stretch:
- the galE gene encoding UDP-glucose 4-epimerase GalE has translation MRVLVSGGAGYIGSHTVLSLLEAGHDVLVVDDFTNSKPTVTSRLESLSGQHIPLQSFDLTDVDKTERLFAHEQIDAVIHFAGLKAVGESVTKPLEYYANNLGSTLSLVRAMSKHNVRHLVFSSSATVYGDHAPVPYQETYEPLASSSPYGWTKVMQEQILSDVAAASDGLKIALLRYFNPVGAHTSGEIGEDPQGIPNNLMPFIAQVAVGRREKLSLYGDDYPTKDGTCERDYIHVLDLAAGHVAAVEHLESMSEPVRAFNLGTGEGTSVLQMIHAFEKAVGRELPYEVVGRRAGDLPAYWADSTRAETELGWKATRSIEDMCADTWRWQSQNPQGYPDA, from the coding sequence ATGCGCGTTCTGGTCTCCGGCGGTGCCGGCTACATCGGCTCTCACACCGTCCTGTCCCTCCTCGAAGCCGGGCACGACGTGCTCGTGGTCGATGACTTCACCAACAGCAAGCCGACGGTCACGTCGCGGCTGGAATCCCTTTCGGGACAACACATTCCGCTGCAGTCCTTCGATCTGACCGACGTCGACAAGACGGAGCGGCTCTTCGCGCACGAGCAGATCGACGCGGTCATCCACTTCGCCGGCCTGAAGGCCGTCGGCGAGAGCGTGACCAAGCCGCTGGAGTACTACGCGAACAACCTCGGCTCGACGCTGTCGCTCGTGCGTGCGATGTCGAAGCACAACGTCCGGCACCTGGTGTTCTCGTCGTCGGCCACGGTCTACGGCGACCACGCGCCCGTGCCCTACCAGGAGACCTACGAACCGCTCGCCTCATCCAGCCCGTACGGCTGGACCAAGGTGATGCAGGAGCAGATCCTCAGCGATGTGGCCGCCGCGTCCGACGGCCTGAAGATCGCACTGCTGCGCTACTTCAACCCTGTCGGCGCGCACACCTCCGGCGAGATCGGTGAGGACCCGCAGGGCATCCCCAACAACCTGATGCCGTTCATCGCCCAGGTCGCCGTCGGGCGCCGCGAAAAGCTGTCGTTGTACGGCGACGACTACCCCACCAAGGACGGCACCTGCGAGCGCGACTACATCCACGTGCTCGACCTCGCGGCCGGCCACGTCGCGGCCGTCGAGCACCTGGAGTCGATGAGCGAGCCGGTGCGCGCGTTCAACCTCGGCACCGGCGAGGGTACGTCCGTGCTCCAGATGATCCACGCCTTCGAGAAGGCCGTGGGTCGCGAGCTGCCGTACGAGGTGGTTGGGCGCCGCGCCGGCGACCTGCCGGCGTACTGGGCTGACTCGACTCGCGCGGAGACCGAATTGGGTTGGAAGGCAACGCGATCCATCGAGGACATGTGTGCCGACACGTGGCGCTGGCAGTCGCAGAACCCGCAGGGTTACCCCGACGCCTGA
- a CDS encoding DivIVA domain-containing protein: MQWTEQHIAKVGGTQFSERRGGYHVLDVDTYLDHVLACMKAGQQIPDPVQLVFPTSPFRMGYDQGRVDALLFVLKEWRDEYTGDEPAAAPALESEADGDRGLGWTQVQQDWVRDAAFPRAKGSRTGYIETDVDDFLDEVLVAMGHGEELPDVQSARFNRSSRFRAGYDAEAVDLFLDQLAEATPEGDAPSKQVNRRIGSSPAPRPIDGPATG, from the coding sequence GTGCAATGGACTGAACAGCACATCGCCAAGGTGGGTGGCACGCAGTTCTCTGAACGGCGGGGTGGCTACCACGTGCTCGATGTGGACACCTACCTCGACCACGTGCTGGCCTGTATGAAGGCCGGCCAGCAGATCCCGGACCCCGTGCAGCTGGTCTTCCCGACCAGCCCCTTCCGCATGGGCTACGACCAGGGGCGCGTCGACGCCCTGCTGTTCGTGCTCAAGGAATGGCGCGATGAGTACACCGGTGATGAGCCCGCAGCCGCGCCTGCCCTCGAGAGCGAGGCCGACGGCGACCGCGGCCTCGGCTGGACCCAGGTCCAGCAGGACTGGGTGCGCGACGCCGCCTTCCCGCGAGCCAAGGGCAGCCGGACCGGCTACATCGAGACCGACGTCGACGACTTCCTCGACGAGGTCCTCGTCGCGATGGGCCACGGCGAGGAGCTGCCCGACGTCCAGTCAGCGCGGTTCAACCGCTCGTCCCGCTTCCGCGCCGGCTACGACGCCGAGGCCGTGGACCTCTTCTTGGACCAGCTCGCCGAGGCGACTCCTGAGGGCGACGCTCCGTCCAAGCAGGTGAACCGGCGCATCGGCTCGTCACCCGCGCCCCGACCGATCGATGGCCCCGCCACAGGCTGA